In Opisthocomus hoazin isolate bOpiHoa1 chromosome 3, bOpiHoa1.hap1, whole genome shotgun sequence, a genomic segment contains:
- the RPRD1A gene encoding regulation of nuclear pre-mRNA domain-containing protein 1A isoform X2, whose amino-acid sequence MSAFSEAALERKLSELSNSQQSVQTLSLWLIHHRKHSALIVSVWERELRKAKPNRKLTFLYLANDVIQNSKRKGPEFTKDFAPIIVEAFKHVSSESDESCKKHLGRVLSIWEERSVYENDVLEQLRQALYGDRKVRKRTYEQIKVDENNCSPRSSPTDPPQTTDLIRALQELENAASGDAAVHQRIASLPIEVQDVSLLDRITDKESGEQLSKMVDDACMLLADYNGRLAAEIDDRKQLTRMLSDFLRCQKEFLAEKEHKLECSKSVKPAQH is encoded by the exons ATGTCGGCGTTCTCGGAGGCGGCGCTGGAGCGGAAGCTGTCGGAGCTGAGCAACTCGCAGCAGAGCGTGCAGACCCTGAGCCTGTGGCTCATCCACCACCGCAAGCACTCGGCCCTCATCGTCAGCGTCTGGGAGCGGGAGCTGCGGAAAG CAAAACCAAATAGGAAGCTGACATTCCTGTACTTGGCCAATGATGTCATacagaacagcaaaaggaaaggacCAGAGTTTACAAAAGACTTTGCTCCCATAATAGTGGAGGCTTTTAAGCATGTTTCAAG TGAGTCTGATGAGAGTTGTAAGAAACACCTTGGGCGAGTGCTCTCTATCTGGGAAGAAAGGTCTGTTTATGAAAATGATGTATTAGAACAACTTAGGCAAGCTTTGT ATGGAGACAGAAAGGTGAGGAAGCGCACATATGAACAGATAAAAGTTGATGAAAATAACTGTTCACCTCGAAGTTCTCCCACTGACCCTCCACAG ACCACAGATCTCATTAGAGCGTTACAAGAACTAGAAAACGCTGCCTCTGGGGATGCAGCAGTTCATCAGAGAATAGCTTCTTTGCCTATAGAGGTCCAAGATGTGTCCCTGTTAGACAGAATAACAG ATAAGGAATCTGGGGAGCAACTTTCCAAAATGGTAGATGATGCATGTATGTTGCTGGCGGATTACAATGGCAGGTTGGCAGCTGAAATAGATGATAGAAAACAGCTGACTCGAATGTTGTCAGACTTTCTCCGATGTCAAAAAGAATTCCTTGCAGAAAAAGAACATAAGCTGGAA tgTTCTAAATCTGTTAAACCAGCTCAACATTAG